A single region of the Nicotiana sylvestris chromosome 6, ASM39365v2, whole genome shotgun sequence genome encodes:
- the LOC138871861 gene encoding uncharacterized protein, translated as MFEKVADATTSKEAWGILQNSLQRVDKVKKVKLQTLRADFEALKMKESECISDYFSKVKAVVNQLRRYGEDIEDVCVVEKILCTLTPKFNFVVCAIEESKDLDSMMVEKLEGSLQAQEEKIKRRKEVSLEQLLKTQASFKNYGGETSYRGNERGRGRGGHGRGRSNGNNFNNEVKIHQIFRGHGREHRGGRGYYQENNG; from the coding sequence ATGTTTGAGAAGGTGGCAGATGCTACCACCTCAAAGGAAGCTTGGGGgattttacaaaattctcttcAAAGAGTTGACAAGGTGAAAAAGgtaaaacttcaaactctaagggctgattttgaagctttaaaaatgaaagaatccgaatgcatctcggattatttttcaaaagtgaaGGCTGTTGTAAATCAACTAAGAAGATACGGGGAGGACATAGAAGATGTCTGTGTGGTAGAAAAGATCCTTTGCACTTTAACACCTAAATTTAATTTTGTAGTGTGTGCTATTGAGGAGTCTAAAGATTTAGACTCTATGATGGTGGAGAAATTGGAAGGTTCTTTACAAGCCCAGgaagaaaagatcaaaaggagAAAAGAAGTGTCATTGGAGCAACTTCTTAAAACTCAGGCATCCTTCAAGAATTATGGAGGTGAAACAAGCTATCGAGGAAACGAACGAGGACGAGGCCGTGGCGGTCATGGAAGAGGAAGAAGTAATGGTAACAACTTCAACAATGAAGTTAAAATCCACCAAATATTCAGAGGTCATGGTCGTGAACATAGAGGAGGACGTGGCTActaccaagaaaataatggaTAA
- the LOC104240364 gene encoding small ribosomal subunit protein mS79 (rPPR3b)-like, which produces MYHHARKLFDEMPQLNCPRTILSFNALLDSCVRSERYDEIGGLFRELPAKLSIEPNLLSYNLAIKALCKAGSFDSAVLLMDEIEKNGIKPNTVTCNTLLIALYESQRISEAENLWVVMENRNIIPDLCSYNIRLRSLAKVNEVSKAIQFFEEIVKKGFKPDKFSYNTMIRMYIDEGNLEEAKMW; this is translated from the coding sequence ATGTATCATCACGCACGTAAACTGTTCGACGAAATGCCTCAACTAAATTGTCCACGGACTATCCTTTCCTTCAATGCCCTTTTGGATTCATGCGTTAGGTCAGAGAGATATGATGAAATTGGCGGGTTGTTTCGTGAATTGCCCGCGAAATTGTCGATTGAGCCTAATTTACTGTCTTATAACCTTGCGATTAAGGCGTTGTGTAAGGCTGGTTCTTTCGATTCTGCTGTGCTTTTGATGGATGAGATTGAAAAGAATGGGATTAAGCCGAATACTGTGACTTGTAATACCTTGTTAATCGCACTTTATGAAAGTCAAAGGATTTCTGAAGCTGAAAATTTGTGGGTTGTGATGGAAAACAGAAATATTATCCCTGATCTTTGCAGTTACAATATTAGATTACGAAGTTTGGCTAAAGTTAATGAGGTTTCAAAGGCGATTCAGTTCTTCGAGGAGATCGTTAAGAAGGGTTTCAAACCGGACAAATTCAGTTACAATACTATGATAAGGATGTATATCGATGAGGGGAATTTGGAGGAGGCTAAAATGTGGTAA